One genomic region from Rattus norvegicus strain BN/NHsdMcwi chromosome 10, GRCr8, whole genome shotgun sequence encodes:
- the Mslnl gene encoding mesothelin-like protein isoform X2, with amino-acid sequence MSRTLRRLPMGSRMGTLASPGLALLLSLTAHCSGPQTKDLPKGGLNASEANTWVRDNTSLLQNFWCLPASQLPREQLSSLIRSLASQRVALKAWQLSCLANLAARLGLQDDFQFHPPNLLLFYNLSQVGDTNCRAFIHRAAQGDTELLANLPNQRVALQRTALACLGGPHLPLSASDLWLLGVLVCDMEAPQIVTADPSVLKNLLRCPGLTVMQTAALNTLLANGKTQIGPPGSWNLEGLQALGPLATYISPHLWEKVQEAVGLDFFRSVVAACRAGQLSRHDARRFVTNFLESKANSVSSRSKRRTGRSCVRGNITAATLHDDLFLVHYDCTQLESCLGTRVLRANLDPLLQHPLPAECQHVVKTKLAQIYPHGIPEDQLHLIPSLVYLYSLAEIGQWNITSGDTVMILLASDAALDNQTEAVLQRFLDHNGKVTGALLVAIGSSRLCWMSIEQIQIIQPSEFRLAGAPDVSPCPQSRKDVLFAKAHEAFRNTSNVGEYYYLIRPYLGGAPLEELQYLAQANISMDIDTFTNLNPLTLKSMGVDSVRSLLGQNVGDLQKARNHPNVILWMHSHNMSDLSEMGLDTSPTLPYVTNRPPNTAYPPSSLIQSSDLSGNDGVSHASGSPPVHLSLAVALPSSLLWLLLCQLPSGQMATAHRTLGLWPLPMALTHDSQTPEHQIQENWSC; translated from the exons GGACAACACCTCCCTCCTGCAAAACTTCTGGTGCTTGCCAGCCAGCCAGCTGCCCCGGGAACAGCTCTCCAGTTTAATCAGGAGCCTGGCTTCACAGAGGGTCGCACTCAAAGCCTGGCAG CTCAGCTGCTTGGCCAACCTTGCTGCACGGCTAGGTCTCCAGGACGACTTCCAGTTCCACCCACCCAACCTTCTACTTTTCTACAA CCTGAGCCAGGTGGGGGACACTAACTGCCGGGCCTTCATTCACCGCGCTGCCCAGGGGGACACAGAACTGCTGGCCAACCTACCCAACCAGAGAGTTGCTCTGCAGCGCACAGCCTTGGCCTGTCTG GGGGGACCCCACCTACCGCTCAGTGCCTCAGACCTGTGGCTTCTTGGTGTCCTGGTATGTGACATGGAGGCACCACAAATTGTGACCGCAGACCCCAGTGTCCTGAAGAATCTGCTTCGCTGCCCAGGGCTTACTGTCATGCAGACTGCTGCCCTCAACACCCTGCTGGCCAATGGGAAGACGCAAATCGG GCCTCCTGGCTCCTGGAACCTGGAAGGGCTACAGGCCCTGGGACCTCTGGCTACCTACATCAGCCCCCATCTGTGGGAGAAGGTGCAGGAG GCTGTGGGGTTGGACTTCTTTCGCAGCGTGGTGGCTGCTTGCCGAGCAGGCCAGCTGAGCAGACATGATGCCAGACGCTTCGTCACCAACTTCCTGGAGTCCAAAGCCAATTCAGTGTCCTCAAGGTCCAAGCGGCGCACAG GGAGATCCTGTGTCCGTGGCAACATCACAGCAGCCACCCTGCACGACGACCTCTTCCTGGTGCACTATGACTGCACCCAGCTGGAGTCCTGCCTAGGCACACGTGTGCTCAGGGCCAACCTGGACCCATTGCTCCAACACCCGCTGCCTGCAGAGTGCCAGCATGTTGTCAAAACCAAACTTGCTCAG ATCTACCCACATGGCATCCCCGAGGACCAGCTGCACCTCATCCCCTCGCTGGTCTACCTCTACTCCCTCGCTGAAATAGGCCAGTGGAACATCACATCCGGAGACACAGTGATGATCCTGCTGGCCTCAGACGCGGCTCTGGACAACCAGACAGAG GCAGTTCTCCAGAGGTTCTTGGACCATAACGGCAAGGTCACTGGAGCTCTTCTGGTAGCCATCGGGAGTTCCCGTCTCTGCTGGATGAGCATTGAGCAGATCCAGATCATCCAGCCCTCAGAGTTCCG GCTGGCTGGAGCTCCAGACGTCTCTCCCTGCCCTCAGAGTCGGAAGGACGTGCTCTTCGCCAAGGCTCATGAGGCCTTTAGGAACACCAGCAATGTGGGAGAATACTACTACTTAATACGCCCCTACCTCG GTGGTGCCCCCTTGGAGGAACTTCAATACCTGGCCCAGGCCAACATCTCCATGGATATTGACACGTTCACCAACCTCAACCCCCTGACGTTGAAG AGCATGGGTGTGGACAGTGTAAGAAGTCTGCTAGGCCAGAACGTGGGGGATCTGCAGAAGGCCCGAAACCATCCAAACGTCATCCTGTGGATGCACAGTCACAACATGTCGGATCTGTCTGAGATGGGCCTGGACACCAGCCCCACGCTGCCCTATGTGACCAACAGGCCCCCCAACACTGCCTACCCACCATCCAGTTTGATCCAGTCCTCCGATCTGTCAGGGAATGATGGTGTTTCCCACGCCTCAG GAAGTCCTCCAGTCCATCTGTCACTTGCTGTGGCTCTGCCCTCCAGCCTTCTGTGGCTGCTACTGTGTCAGTTACCTTCGGGACAAATGGCCACTGCTCACAGGACATTAGGACTCTGGCCATTGCCAATGGCACTGACCCACGACAGTCAGACCCCTGAACATCAGATTCAGGAGAACTGGAGCTGCTAG
- the Mslnl gene encoding mesothelin-like protein isoform X1: MSRTLRRLPMGSRMGTLASPGLALLLSLTAHCSGPQTKDLPKGGLNASEANTWVRDNTSLLQNFWCLPASQLPREQLSSLIRSLASQRVALKAWQLSCLANLAARLGLQDDFQFHPPNLLLFYNLSQVGDTNCRAFIHRAAQGDTELLANLPNQRVALQRTALACLGGPHLPLSASDLWLLGVLVCDMEAPQIVTADPSVLKNLLRCPGLTVMQTAALNTLLANGKTQIGPPGSWNLEGLQALGPLATYISPHLWEKVQEAVGLDFFRSVVAACRAGQLSRHDARRFVTNFLESKANSVSSRSKRRTGRSCVRGNITAATLHDDLFLVHYDCTQLESCLGTRVLRANLDPLLQHPLPAECQHVVKTKLAQIYPHGIPEDQLHLIPSLVYLYSLAEIGQWNITSGDTVMILLASDAALDNQTEAVLQRFLDHNGKVTGALLVAIGSSRLCWMSIEQIQIIQPSEFRLAGAPDVSPCPQSRKDVLFAKAHEAFRNTSNVGEYYYLIRPYLGEPCTVLLCLSLIYPSFTLCVTPPPASPLLPRLSSLLPLGGAPLEELQYLAQANISMDIDTFTNLNPLTLKSMGVDSVRSLLGQNVGDLQKARNHPNVILWMHSHNMSDLSEMGLDTSPTLPYVTNRPPNTAYPPSSLIQSSDLSGNDGVSHASGSPPVHLSLAVALPSSLLWLLLCQLPSGQMATAHRTLGLWPLPMALTHDSQTPEHQIQENWSC; encoded by the exons GGACAACACCTCCCTCCTGCAAAACTTCTGGTGCTTGCCAGCCAGCCAGCTGCCCCGGGAACAGCTCTCCAGTTTAATCAGGAGCCTGGCTTCACAGAGGGTCGCACTCAAAGCCTGGCAG CTCAGCTGCTTGGCCAACCTTGCTGCACGGCTAGGTCTCCAGGACGACTTCCAGTTCCACCCACCCAACCTTCTACTTTTCTACAA CCTGAGCCAGGTGGGGGACACTAACTGCCGGGCCTTCATTCACCGCGCTGCCCAGGGGGACACAGAACTGCTGGCCAACCTACCCAACCAGAGAGTTGCTCTGCAGCGCACAGCCTTGGCCTGTCTG GGGGGACCCCACCTACCGCTCAGTGCCTCAGACCTGTGGCTTCTTGGTGTCCTGGTATGTGACATGGAGGCACCACAAATTGTGACCGCAGACCCCAGTGTCCTGAAGAATCTGCTTCGCTGCCCAGGGCTTACTGTCATGCAGACTGCTGCCCTCAACACCCTGCTGGCCAATGGGAAGACGCAAATCGG GCCTCCTGGCTCCTGGAACCTGGAAGGGCTACAGGCCCTGGGACCTCTGGCTACCTACATCAGCCCCCATCTGTGGGAGAAGGTGCAGGAG GCTGTGGGGTTGGACTTCTTTCGCAGCGTGGTGGCTGCTTGCCGAGCAGGCCAGCTGAGCAGACATGATGCCAGACGCTTCGTCACCAACTTCCTGGAGTCCAAAGCCAATTCAGTGTCCTCAAGGTCCAAGCGGCGCACAG GGAGATCCTGTGTCCGTGGCAACATCACAGCAGCCACCCTGCACGACGACCTCTTCCTGGTGCACTATGACTGCACCCAGCTGGAGTCCTGCCTAGGCACACGTGTGCTCAGGGCCAACCTGGACCCATTGCTCCAACACCCGCTGCCTGCAGAGTGCCAGCATGTTGTCAAAACCAAACTTGCTCAG ATCTACCCACATGGCATCCCCGAGGACCAGCTGCACCTCATCCCCTCGCTGGTCTACCTCTACTCCCTCGCTGAAATAGGCCAGTGGAACATCACATCCGGAGACACAGTGATGATCCTGCTGGCCTCAGACGCGGCTCTGGACAACCAGACAGAG GCAGTTCTCCAGAGGTTCTTGGACCATAACGGCAAGGTCACTGGAGCTCTTCTGGTAGCCATCGGGAGTTCCCGTCTCTGCTGGATGAGCATTGAGCAGATCCAGATCATCCAGCCCTCAGAGTTCCG GCTGGCTGGAGCTCCAGACGTCTCTCCCTGCCCTCAGAGTCGGAAGGACGTGCTCTTCGCCAAGGCTCATGAGGCCTTTAGGAACACCAGCAATGTGGGAGAATACTACTACTTAATACGCCCCTACCTCGGTGAGCCCTGtactgtgctcctctgcctctccttaATATACCCTTCCTTTACCCTTTgtgtcacccccccccccgcaagtCCTCTGCTTCCTCGGCTCTCGTCACTGCTCCCTCTAGGTGGTGCCCCCTTGGAGGAACTTCAATACCTGGCCCAGGCCAACATCTCCATGGATATTGACACGTTCACCAACCTCAACCCCCTGACGTTGAAG AGCATGGGTGTGGACAGTGTAAGAAGTCTGCTAGGCCAGAACGTGGGGGATCTGCAGAAGGCCCGAAACCATCCAAACGTCATCCTGTGGATGCACAGTCACAACATGTCGGATCTGTCTGAGATGGGCCTGGACACCAGCCCCACGCTGCCCTATGTGACCAACAGGCCCCCCAACACTGCCTACCCACCATCCAGTTTGATCCAGTCCTCCGATCTGTCAGGGAATGATGGTGTTTCCCACGCCTCAG GAAGTCCTCCAGTCCATCTGTCACTTGCTGTGGCTCTGCCCTCCAGCCTTCTGTGGCTGCTACTGTGTCAGTTACCTTCGGGACAAATGGCCACTGCTCACAGGACATTAGGACTCTGGCCATTGCCAATGGCACTGACCCACGACAGTCAGACCCCTGAACATCAGATTCAGGAGAACTGGAGCTGCTAG
- the Msln gene encoding mesothelin precursor (The RefSeq protein has 1 substitution compared to this genomic sequence), translated as MALPTAQPLLGSCGSPICSRSFLLLLLSLGWLPLLQTQTTRTSQEAALLHAVTGTVDFASLPTGLFLGLTCDEVSGLSMGHAKELAMAVRQKNIVLQVHQLRCLARRLPKHLTNEELDALPLDLLLFLNPAMFPGQQACAHFFSLISKANVNVLPRRSLERQRLLTGALKCQGVYGFQVSETDARALGGLACDLPGEFVAKSSEVLLPWLARCGGPLDQGQAKAVREVLRSGRAPYGPPSTWSVSTLDALQGLLVVLDESIVHSIPKDVITEWLQGISREPSRLGSKWTVTHPRFRRDTEQKACPPGKEPNVVDENLIFYQNWELEACVDGTLLAGQMDLVNEIPFTYEQLSIFKHKLDKTYPQGYPESLIKQLGHFFRYVSPEDIRQWNVTSPDTVNTLLKVSKGQKMDAQVIALVACYLRGGGKLDEDIVKALDNIPLSYLCDFSPQDLHAIPSSVMWLVGLHDLDKCSQRHLGILYQKACSAFQNVSGLEYFEKIRTFLGGASREDLRALSQHNVSMDIATFKKLQVDALVGLSVAEVQKLLGPHIGDLKTEEDKSPVRDWLFRQQQKDLDSLGLGLQGGIPNGYLILDFNVREAFSSGAPLLGPGFVFAWIPALLSALRLS; from the exons ATGGCCTTGCCAACAGCCCAACCCCTGCTGGGGTCCTGTGGAAGCCCCATCTGCAGCCGCAGCTTTCTACTGCTTCTCCTTAGTCTTG GGTGGTTGCCACTTCTGCAGACCCAGACTACAAGGACAAGCCAG GAGGCCGCACTTCTCCATGCTGTGACCGGCACCGTTGACTTTGCCAG TCTTCCCACAGGCCTCTTTCTTGGCCTCATGTGTGATGAGGTATCTGGCCTAAGCATGGGACACGCCAAGGAGCTGGCTATGGCTGTGAGACAGAAGAATATCGTGCTCCAAGTACATCAG CTGCGCTGTCTGGCCCGTCGCCTCCCTAAGCACCTCACCAACGAGGAACTGGATGCTCTCCCACTGGACCTGCTGCTCTTCCTCAA TCCAGCCATGTTTCCGGGGCAACAGGCTTGTGCCCACTTCTTCTCCCTCATCTCTAAAGCCAATGTAAATGTACTCCCACGGAGATCTCTGGAGCGCCAGAGGCTGCTGACCGGGGCTCTGAAATGCCAG GGTGTGTATGGATTTCAAGTGAGTGAGACGGATGCACGGGCTCTCGGAGGCCTGGCCTGTGACCTGCCTGGGGAATTCGTGGCCAAATCTTCGGAAGTCCTCCTCCCCTGGCTGGCAAGATGCGGAGGACCCCTGGACCAAGGCCAGGCAAAGGCTGTCAGGGAGGTTCTGAGGAGTGGAAGAGCCCCCTATGG TCCCCCATCGACGTGGTCAGTCTCCACCCTGGATGCCCTGCAGGGTTTGCTGGTAGTGTTGGATGAGTCCATTGTCCACAGCATCCCTAAG GATGTTATCACTGAATGGCTGCAAGGCATCTCCAGAGAGCCCTCCAGGCTGGGGTCTAAGTGGACTGTCACACACCCAAGGTTCCGGCGGGACACAGAAC AGAAAGCCTGCCCTCCAGGGAAGGAGCCTAACGTGGTGGATGAAAACCTCATCTTCTACCAGAATTGGGAGCTGGAGGCTTGTGTCGATGGTACCCTGCTGGCCGGCCAGATGGACCTTGTGAATGAAATTCCCTTTACCTACGAGCAGCTCAGCATCTTCAAGCACAAACTGGAcaag ACCTACCCACAAGGCTATCCCGAGTCCCTGATCAAGCAGCTGGGCCACTTCTTCAGATACGTTAGCCCTGAGGACATCCGGCAGTGGAATGTGACTTCACCAGACACAGTGAATACTCTGCTTAAAGTCAGCAAAGGACAAAAGATGGATGCTCAG GTGATTGCCTTGGTCGCCTGCTATCTTCGGGGAGGAGGCAAGCTGGATGAGGACATAGTAAAAGCCCTGGACAACATCCCCTTAAGTTACCTATGTGACTTCAGCCCCCAGGATCTGCACGCTATACCCTCCAGTGTTATGTG GCTGGTTGGGCTCCATGACCTGGACAAGtgcagccagaggcatctgggtATCCTCTATCAGAAGGCCTGCTCAGCCTTCCAGAACGTGAGCGGGCTGgaatactttgagaaaatcaggaCATTTCTGG GTGGGGCCTCCAGGGAGGACCTGCGGGCCCTCAGCCAGCACAATGTGAGTATGGACATAGCCACTTTCAAGAAGCTGCAGGTGGATGCCCTGGTG GGGCTGAGTGTGGCTGAGGTACAGAAACTTCTAGGGCCACACATTGGGGACCTGAAGACTGAGGAGGATAAAAGCCCTGTCCGGGACTGGCTCTTCCGACAGCAGCAGAAAGACCTGGACAGTCTGGGTTTGGGACTTCAGGGTGGCATCCCCAATGGCTACCTGATCCTAGACTTCAATGTCCGAG AGGCCTTCTCCAGTGGAGCCCCACTCCTTGGGCCAGGATTTGTGTTTGCATGGATTCCAGCTCTGCTCTCAGCTTTAAGACTGAGCTGA
- the Msln gene encoding mesothelin isoform X1, which yields MALPTAQPLLGSCGSPICSRSFLLLLLSLGWLPLLQTQTTRTSQEAALLHAVTGTVDFASLPTGLFLGLMCDEVSGLSMGHAKELAMAVRQKNIVLQVHQLRCLARRLPKHLTNEELDALPLDLLLFLNPAMFPGQQACAHFFSLISKANVNVLPRRSLERQRLLTGALKCQGVYGFQVSETDARALGGLACDLPGEFVAKSSEVLLPWLARCGGPLDQGQAKAVREVLRSGRAPYGPPSTWSVSTLDALQGLLVVLDESIVHSIPKDVITEWLQGISREPSRLGSKWTVTHPRFRRDTEQKACPPGKEPNVVDENLIFYQNWELEACVDGTLLAGQMDLVNEIPFTYEQLSIFKHKLDKTYPQGYPESLIKQLGHFFRYVSPEDIRQWNVTSPDTVNTLLKVSKGQKMDAQVIALVACYLRGGGKLDEDIVKALDNIPLSYLCDFSPQDLHAIPSSVMWLVGLHDLDKCSQRHLGILYQKACSAFQNVSGLEYFEKIRTFLGGASREDLRALSQHNVSMDIATFKKLQVDALVGLSVAEVQKLLGPHIGDLKTEEDKSPVRDWLFRQQQKDLDSLGLGLQGGIPNGYLILDFNVREAFSSGAPLLGPGFVFAWIPALLSALRLS from the exons ATGGCCTTGCCAACAGCCCAACCCCTGCTGGGGTCCTGTGGAAGCCCCATCTGCAGCCGCAGCTTTCTACTGCTTCTCCTTAGTCTTG GGTGGTTGCCACTTCTGCAGACCCAGACTACAAGGACAAGCCAG GAGGCCGCACTTCTCCATGCTGTGACCGGCACCGTTGACTTTGCCAG TCTTCCCACAGGCCTCTTTCTTGGCCTCATGTGTGATGAGGTATCTGGCCTAAGCATGGGACACGCCAAGGAGCTGGCTATGGCTGTGAGACAGAAGAATATCGTGCTCCAAGTACATCAG CTGCGCTGTCTGGCCCGTCGCCTCCCTAAGCACCTCACCAACGAGGAACTGGATGCTCTCCCACTGGACCTGCTGCTCTTCCTCAA TCCAGCCATGTTTCCGGGGCAACAGGCTTGTGCCCACTTCTTCTCCCTCATCTCTAAAGCCAATGTAAATGTACTCCCACGGAGATCTCTGGAGCGCCAGAGGCTGCTGACCGGGGCTCTGAAATGCCAG GGTGTGTATGGATTTCAAGTGAGTGAGACGGATGCACGGGCTCTCGGAGGCCTGGCCTGTGACCTGCCTGGGGAATTCGTGGCCAAATCTTCGGAAGTCCTCCTCCCCTGGCTGGCAAGATGCGGAGGACCCCTGGACCAAGGCCAGGCAAAGGCTGTCAGGGAGGTTCTGAGGAGTGGAAGAGCCCCCTATGG TCCCCCATCGACGTGGTCAGTCTCCACCCTGGATGCCCTGCAGGGTTTGCTGGTAGTGTTGGATGAGTCCATTGTCCACAGCATCCCTAAG GATGTTATCACTGAATGGCTGCAAGGCATCTCCAGAGAGCCCTCCAGGCTGGGGTCTAAGTGGACTGTCACACACCCAAGGTTCCGGCGGGACACAGAAC AGAAAGCCTGCCCTCCAGGGAAGGAGCCTAACGTGGTGGATGAAAACCTCATCTTCTACCAGAATTGGGAGCTGGAGGCTTGTGTCGATGGTACCCTGCTGGCCGGCCAGATGGACCTTGTGAATGAAATTCCCTTTACCTACGAGCAGCTCAGCATCTTCAAGCACAAACTGGAcaag ACCTACCCACAAGGCTATCCCGAGTCCCTGATCAAGCAGCTGGGCCACTTCTTCAGATACGTTAGCCCTGAGGACATCCGGCAGTGGAATGTGACTTCACCAGACACAGTGAATACTCTGCTTAAAGTCAGCAAAGGACAAAAGATGGATGCTCAG GTGATTGCCTTGGTCGCCTGCTATCTTCGGGGAGGAGGCAAGCTGGATGAGGACATAGTAAAAGCCCTGGACAACATCCCCTTAAGTTACCTATGTGACTTCAGCCCCCAGGATCTGCACGCTATACCCTCCAGTGTTATGTG GCTGGTTGGGCTCCATGACCTGGACAAGtgcagccagaggcatctgggtATCCTCTATCAGAAGGCCTGCTCAGCCTTCCAGAACGTGAGCGGGCTGgaatactttgagaaaatcaggaCATTTCTGG GTGGGGCCTCCAGGGAGGACCTGCGGGCCCTCAGCCAGCACAATGTGAGTATGGACATAGCCACTTTCAAGAAGCTGCAGGTGGATGCCCTGGTG GGGCTGAGTGTGGCTGAGGTACAGAAACTTCTAGGGCCACACATTGGGGACCTGAAGACTGAGGAGGATAAAAGCCCTGTCCGGGACTGGCTCTTCCGACAGCAGCAGAAAGACCTGGACAGTCTGGGTTTGGGACTTCAGGGTGGCATCCCCAATGGCTACCTGATCCTAGACTTCAATGTCCGAG AGGCCTTCTCCAGTGGAGCCCCACTCCTTGGGCCAGGATTTGTGTTTGCATGGATTCCAGCTCTGCTCTCAGCTTTAAGACTGAGCTGA